One window of the Sciurus carolinensis chromosome 8, mSciCar1.2, whole genome shotgun sequence genome contains the following:
- the Cdca7l gene encoding cell division cycle-associated 7-like protein isoform X2, protein MELATRSQIPKEVADIFNAPSDDEEFVGFRDDVPMETLSSEESCDSFDSLEMGKQDVRFRSKYFTEELRRIFIEDTDSENEDFEGFTQNDLNINSNPEVMLVESDSSDDGEASLVSEKEEEEEEKTTPRRGRSRRSSIGLRVALQFPTKKLAKTSDKNSSSELLFSSSHLQDSKKNLGRNKNCKQAKEMEDSASESEDESQESSDALLKRTMNIRENKAMLAQLLAELNSVPDFFPVRTPTSASKKKTVRRAFSEGQITRRTNPTRSARPPEKFALENFTISATKFAEEFYSFRRRKTTSGGKSQGYRRRHRISSFRPVEDITEEDLENVAITVRDKIYDKVLGNTCHQCRQKTIDTKTVCRNQSCGGVRGQFCGPCLRNRYGEDVRSALLDPDWMCPPCRGICNCSYCRKRDGRCATGILIHLAKFYGYNNVKEYLESLQKQLVEDN, encoded by the exons ATCCCTAAAGAAGTGGCTGACATCTTTAACGCCCCCAGTGATGATGAAGAGTTCGTTGGTTTCCGAGATGACGTTCCCATGGAAACCCTGTCGTCAGAGGAGAGCTGTGATAGTTTTGACTCTCTTGAGATGGGGAAACAG GATGTTCGTTTCCGTTCCaaatactttacagaagaactaaGAAGAATTTTTATAGAGGACACTGACTCAGAGAATGAAGACTTCGAAGGATTTACACAGAATGATCTGAACATAAACAGTAACCCAGAAGTAATG CTTGTGGAGTCAGATTCAAGTGATGACGGTGAAGCATCATTGGTgagtgagaaagaagaggaagaggaagaaaagactaCACCTAGAAGAGGCAGGTCTAGGAGAAGCAGCATTGGCCTACGAGTAGCCTTGCAGTTCCCAACCAAGAAATTGGCAAAAACATCAGATAAAAATAGTTCTTCTGAGCTGTTGTTTTCCAGCTCACATTTACAGGATAGTAAAAAAAATCtgggaagaaacaaaaactgtAAACAAGCGAAGGAAATGGAAGATTCTGCCTCCGAGTCTGAGGATGAGAGCCAAGAGAGCTCAGATGCTCTGCTGAAGAGGACCATGAACATCAGGGAGAACAAGGCCATG cTTGCTCAGTTATTGgcagaattgaactcagtgccagATTTCTTTCCAGTACGAACCCCAACCTCAGCTTCG aagaagaaaacagttcGTCGGGCCTTCTCAGAGGGACAGATCACCCGACGCACAAACCCGACCCGGAGCGCACGGCCTCCAGAGAAGTTTGCTCTAGAAAACTTTACCATCTCCGCCACCAAATTTGCtgaagagttttatagtttcagaagaagaaagacaaCTAGTGGG GGGAAATCCCAGGGGTATAGACGACGTCACCGCATATCTTCTTTTCGACCAGTGGAGGATATTACTGAAGAGGACTTGGAAAATGTTGCCATAACTGTGCGAGATAAAATCTATGATAAAGTTTTG GGTAACACGTGCCATCAGTGTCGGCAGAAGACCATCGACACCAAGACGGTGTGTCGGAACCAGAGCTGCGGCGGAGTGCGAGGACAGTTCTGCGGGCCCTGCCTGCGGAATCGCTACGGGGAGGACGTGAGATCGGCATTGCTGGACCCG GATTGGATGTGTCCTCCCTGCCGTGGGATCTGTAATTGCAGTTACTGTCGAAAGCGTGATGGCCGCTGTGCTACGGGGATCCTCATTCATCTGGCCAAGTTTTATGGTTAcaataatgttaaggaatatcTAGAGAG CTTACAAAAGCAGCTGGTTGAAGAcaattga
- the Cdca7l gene encoding cell division cycle-associated 7-like protein isoform X1, translating to MELATRSQIPKEVADIFNAPSDDEEFVGFRDDVPMETLSSEESCDSFDSLEMGKQQDVRFRSKYFTEELRRIFIEDTDSENEDFEGFTQNDLNINSNPEVMLVESDSSDDGEASLVSEKEEEEEEKTTPRRGRSRRSSIGLRVALQFPTKKLAKTSDKNSSSELLFSSSHLQDSKKNLGRNKNCKQAKEMEDSASESEDESQESSDALLKRTMNIRENKAMLAQLLAELNSVPDFFPVRTPTSASKKKTVRRAFSEGQITRRTNPTRSARPPEKFALENFTISATKFAEEFYSFRRRKTTSGGKSQGYRRRHRISSFRPVEDITEEDLENVAITVRDKIYDKVLGNTCHQCRQKTIDTKTVCRNQSCGGVRGQFCGPCLRNRYGEDVRSALLDPDWMCPPCRGICNCSYCRKRDGRCATGILIHLAKFYGYNNVKEYLESLQKQLVEDN from the exons ATCCCTAAAGAAGTGGCTGACATCTTTAACGCCCCCAGTGATGATGAAGAGTTCGTTGGTTTCCGAGATGACGTTCCCATGGAAACCCTGTCGTCAGAGGAGAGCTGTGATAGTTTTGACTCTCTTGAGATGGGGAAACAG CAGGATGTTCGTTTCCGTTCCaaatactttacagaagaactaaGAAGAATTTTTATAGAGGACACTGACTCAGAGAATGAAGACTTCGAAGGATTTACACAGAATGATCTGAACATAAACAGTAACCCAGAAGTAATG CTTGTGGAGTCAGATTCAAGTGATGACGGTGAAGCATCATTGGTgagtgagaaagaagaggaagaggaagaaaagactaCACCTAGAAGAGGCAGGTCTAGGAGAAGCAGCATTGGCCTACGAGTAGCCTTGCAGTTCCCAACCAAGAAATTGGCAAAAACATCAGATAAAAATAGTTCTTCTGAGCTGTTGTTTTCCAGCTCACATTTACAGGATAGTAAAAAAAATCtgggaagaaacaaaaactgtAAACAAGCGAAGGAAATGGAAGATTCTGCCTCCGAGTCTGAGGATGAGAGCCAAGAGAGCTCAGATGCTCTGCTGAAGAGGACCATGAACATCAGGGAGAACAAGGCCATG cTTGCTCAGTTATTGgcagaattgaactcagtgccagATTTCTTTCCAGTACGAACCCCAACCTCAGCTTCG aagaagaaaacagttcGTCGGGCCTTCTCAGAGGGACAGATCACCCGACGCACAAACCCGACCCGGAGCGCACGGCCTCCAGAGAAGTTTGCTCTAGAAAACTTTACCATCTCCGCCACCAAATTTGCtgaagagttttatagtttcagaagaagaaagacaaCTAGTGGG GGGAAATCCCAGGGGTATAGACGACGTCACCGCATATCTTCTTTTCGACCAGTGGAGGATATTACTGAAGAGGACTTGGAAAATGTTGCCATAACTGTGCGAGATAAAATCTATGATAAAGTTTTG GGTAACACGTGCCATCAGTGTCGGCAGAAGACCATCGACACCAAGACGGTGTGTCGGAACCAGAGCTGCGGCGGAGTGCGAGGACAGTTCTGCGGGCCCTGCCTGCGGAATCGCTACGGGGAGGACGTGAGATCGGCATTGCTGGACCCG GATTGGATGTGTCCTCCCTGCCGTGGGATCTGTAATTGCAGTTACTGTCGAAAGCGTGATGGCCGCTGTGCTACGGGGATCCTCATTCATCTGGCCAAGTTTTATGGTTAcaataatgttaaggaatatcTAGAGAG CTTACAAAAGCAGCTGGTTGAAGAcaattga